The Streptomyces sp. P9-A4 genome contains a region encoding:
- a CDS encoding sugar-binding transcriptional regulator — protein MSAGRSALRMGPAELVQAAAMARRFYLEGKSKIQIAEEFGVSRFKVARVLETALERDLVRIEIRVPAELDAERSDALRARYGLRHAVVVESPAEGEDESPDPENLGEVAADLLGELVTEGDVLGLAWGRSTIHMAAALDRLPPCTVVQLTGVYDAGTAERGSVEAVRRAAQVSGGEAHPIYAPMLLPDPATAAALRSQTGIARAFEYFDKVTVACVSIGSWEPGISTVHDMLSDEERAHYASLGVAAEMSAHLFDAEGRRVGRDLGERCITVEADRLRRIPEVVAIAGGQRKAAAIGAVLRSGLVTSLVTDRAAADYLLTDSSPGTHPALDRADPDGS, from the coding sequence ATGTCGGCGGGACGATCAGCCCTGCGGATGGGCCCCGCGGAGCTGGTGCAGGCGGCGGCCATGGCCCGCCGCTTCTACCTGGAGGGCAAGTCCAAGATCCAGATCGCCGAGGAGTTCGGCGTGAGCCGCTTCAAGGTGGCCCGGGTCCTGGAGACCGCCCTGGAGCGCGACCTCGTACGGATCGAGATCCGCGTGCCGGCCGAGCTGGACGCCGAGCGCTCCGACGCGCTCCGCGCCCGCTACGGGCTCCGCCACGCCGTCGTCGTCGAGTCCCCGGCGGAGGGCGAGGACGAGTCGCCCGACCCGGAGAACCTCGGCGAGGTCGCGGCCGACCTGCTCGGCGAGCTGGTCACCGAGGGAGACGTGCTGGGCCTGGCCTGGGGCCGCTCCACCATCCACATGGCGGCCGCCCTCGACCGGCTGCCCCCGTGCACCGTCGTCCAGCTCACCGGGGTGTACGACGCGGGCACCGCCGAGCGCGGCTCCGTCGAGGCGGTCCGCCGCGCGGCCCAGGTCTCCGGCGGCGAGGCCCACCCGATCTACGCGCCCATGCTGCTGCCCGACCCGGCGACGGCCGCCGCGCTGCGCAGCCAGACCGGCATCGCGCGGGCCTTCGAGTACTTCGACAAGGTGACCGTCGCCTGCGTCTCCATCGGTTCCTGGGAGCCGGGCATCTCCACGGTCCACGACATGCTCTCGGACGAGGAGCGCGCCCACTACGCCTCGCTCGGCGTCGCCGCCGAGATGTCCGCGCACCTCTTCGACGCCGAGGGGCGCCGGGTCGGCCGTGACCTGGGCGAGCGCTGCATCACCGTCGAGGCGGACCGGCTGCGCCGGATCCCCGAGGTCGTGGCCATCGCCGGCGGCCAGCGCAAGGCGGCGGCGATCGGCGCGGTGCTCCGCTCCGGCCTCGTCACCAGCCTGGTCACCGACCGCGCCGCCGCGGACTACCTGCTCACCGATTCCAGCCCGGGTACGCACCCGGCGCTCGACCGGGCGGACCCGGACGGCAGCTGA